ATTAACCCTTTAGGGTCCTCTGTCATTGGAGAGTGGAGCCTTGGTTGTCTCCCCTTCTTGGCTGTGTGACGGGAGGGGCTCGTCACGGAACCCCTTTGAGTCTCACCCCTGTCTCAGACGGGGCTAGTGAGAGCTGaccccggggggggggagggggcggtgagcATTAGGGGAAGTGAGAGGAGTGAAACGTCCTGCCCAGGGCCCACAGATGCAGCCATGGACAGACAGTCTCCTCCCCGGTGAACAGCCAGGAAATGGAAGCGTTTTACAGCGTTGGCCTTGGAGAGTGACCTTTATTCCCTTAGCTTCTTCGAGAAGCCAGGAGGAAACAGGCCAAGCATGTGGTTTGTCCCATGCGAGCTCAGGAGCGCCCAAGGGGAGAGGGCGGCCTGGCCTGTGGGCAgcatggtgggggcaggggggacttCCTGTGTCACGGGCCCCACTTCCGGCCCCCACTCAGTGCTGCGAAGTAAGGGATGGATGGGCAGCTGCTGTGCTTGTCCAGGGGTCCCCTTGAGACCCTCTCACACCCGCCACTGTCCAAGTCTCCGCTGTTTTCTTGAAAAGAGGCTGGAGCCGAGGGGCTACCGGCTGGTAGCATTTCCTCCCAAGTGTTCAGAACGGCTCTCCGGGGGGCCCTACTCCAGAGTGACCTCCCCGACCCCAGCTGCCTCGAGTCAGTGCACTGCACCGCTCACGTCCTTGCCTCGGGACACACGGCAGGGACTGGGCAGATGTCACTGGACAGATAAAAAGGGAACAGCAGACTCCCTACTTCTCGCGGCCTGCCTGGGGGGCGTGGACCACCACGGCCAGATGCCAAGCATGGGGTGCTGAGGCACATGGGTCCTGCCCACCAGCGCTGCCAGGTGCCACCCCGGCAGGAAAGGGGATGACGCTGGAGGCCGGGCAGCCAAGCCCTGCTTGAGcccggccctgggctggggggggccaCCGGTGCGGGCGGCTGCCTGGCCTCCGGCTGACGCCAGCTTGGTCCCTGTGCTGCAAATGGTCTCCCGGGGTGGTGGCTGTTTCATGTgggcccaaagcaaaacaaaagcctggGCAGCCCATCGAGGCCGCACTAGAGGCCACTCCTCGCTGGGCTTtcggggaccatactgggtgtcAGGGAGCGGACCGTGGTCAACAGCACGCGGGCTTGGTGCGGGTCTCAGGGTTGCTCTGACCACTTGGGGGGGCCACGGTCCCCCTGGGGCTTCTGCCTGCAAAGCtgcctcagccctttgagctacctcggGGCTCCTAAAacggtgggttttttttttttttttttgctttgcttttgagtcacacccagcgatgctcaggggttactttgcacttaggaattgctcctgacagtgcttgggggaccatatgggatgccggggatcaaacccaggtcggccgcgtgcaaggcaaacgccctccccattgtgctatcgctccggccccgggtttttcttttttgttgttgtttttttgtttttgttttacacccggcgatgctcaggggtcactcctggctctgcgctcaggaatcactcccggccgtgcccaggggaccatgtgggatgtgggggattgaacccggccggccggctggctgtgtgtaaggcaaacaccctccccgctgtcctgacGCTCCTTCCCGAGGTTTCTCCTTTTAGCCCCCAGAGGCCCAGACCAGGCGTACCTGGCACCCCGAACCCTCCAGGGGCCTCGGGGGCTGCGGACTAGGCAGGCTCGGGGGCTGGTCACAGTTCCTACGGCAGGTCTGGGCAGGAGGGACCCTGGAGTCTGGCGCCCACCATGGTGGGTGGGAAATCGGTGTGGGGAGCTAAGCCAGGCCCCACTCCTGCCGCCAGGGTTCCAGTCCTGGTCTTGGGTGCCCTCCCCAGCGGGGCGCTGGGTGCCGGCTGAGCGCCCCAGGGCAAGCCGCCCTGAGGGCACGCGTGTGGCACTGCGGGAACAGACGGCCCTGGCCGGGCAGCCGGGAAGGAGGCACAGCAGCCGCACTGGGAGCTTTTTATTCCGTGTCTTGCGCCATCCAGACGGCATCGGGGGGAGGTGAAGAAGCCCAGGTTCGGGTGGGTGTGGGTCGGTGCGGATCCCAGCAAGCGGGTCGGCCCCCTCGGGGGCTTCCCCCGGAGGCGGGGAATCCATGGGGGGATGCCCCCCTGCCTTGTGCAGCCGGGAGGAGAGGAGCCGCTCACAGGGGGCTGTGCAGCCTGGTGGGCAGCGCACAGGCCCCTCAGGAGTACAGAGGCGGGAAGGGCAGCTCCGCAGTGGGCTGGAGCCTGTGGGCAGCGGAGTCGAGCTGCAGGGGGCAGGCGGCCCTCGGGGGCCCGAGAGGGCCAGGGGGACCCGCTCCCCGCCACCTACCAGTTGTCGGGGCTCCACACAGTGCCGGCGGCCTCCATGAGGTGGAAGGTGTAGGCCTGGCGGGAGCGGCCCGAGCGGTTCTGCTCACTCTTGTGCACCACCTCCCCGTGGATGAGCACCAGCGCCCCTGCAGGGGCACGAGCACGGAGAACATGGGGGGCgccccaggcccagggcaccCTCCCCACTCCGGGCTGGGACAGGGGTGCTGGCTCCGGGGGTCTGCagctccccgccccggcccggtgGGCCGCACCAGGCAGGAGCGGAACCAGAGCTCTCAAGGTCCGagtccctccttcctcttctttcttcctttcttcttccctttttcatttctttctctttctttctctcttttttcttttcttcctttcttctttctttcttctttttttttttttttttttttgctttttgggtcacacccggcgatgctcaggggttactcctggctctgcactcaggaattactcctggcggtgctcaggggaccctatgggatgctgggaattgaacccgggtcggctgcgtgcaaggcaaacgccctccccgctgtgctatcgctccagccccttcctttcttctttctatctttcgttcttcctttcttttttgggggggtctctgGACTCGAATCCAGGCCCTCTCACACTCACTAGGCCAGTGCTCTGCAGGGGGGCAGCGGGCCCATGAGTCGCAGTGAGACACTGCACACTCGGCCCTGTGGACACATCCACACCATGTCTCCTACAGGCACGGTCTCTGCTgttgtggggaaactgaggcccaaaaGTTCTACCTATGCCCAAAAAAGATGGTTCTGAGGGAGCAGAGtgtgaattctttttcttttttttgtggggggggggggtttggggccacactgagagAGATGCTCAAGAcctgttcctgattctgtgttcagggctcactcctggaaaggcttgAGGAATGAACAGGGGTCTgccacaggtaaggcaagtgccctaaccattgtactatctccttggccctaaccattgtactatcggggctggagtgatagcacagcggggagggtgtttgccttgcacgcggccaacccgggttcgaatcccagcatcccatatggtcccctgagcaccgccaggggtgattcctgagtgcatgagccaggagtgacccctgagcatcgccgggtgtgacccaaaaagcaaaaaaaaaaaataaataaccattgTACTTTCTCCTtggccctatccattgtactgtctccttggccctaaccattgtactttCTCCTCAGGCCTAAccattgttctatctctttggccctatccattgtactatctgctCAGCCCTAGAGAttctcttaaattttgttttttggtgtgtttagggttttttttttgtttttttgtttttaattttgggacctccctcctcagtgatgctcagagcttactcctggctctgtgctcagggatcactcctagtagggcttgagggaccatctgaggtgctgggaatggaaccagtattggccatgtgcaagcaaatgccctccccatatactctctcccctccacagttggctttgggggccatccccagcagtgctcagaactgctcccagcttagtgctccggagtcactcctggcagtgctcaggggactgcatggCCCTGGgggatgaacctgggtctcccgcaCGCGCGCTGCCTGTGCTCCAGGCCATCAGGCCACCTCCCTCGCCCCGAGGCTGCATTCTAACCAGCTGGGGCATCGCTCACGCCCCCCAGAGCCCGCCTGCACCCCGGCCTGGCCTCGTGTTCCACCTACCTCTCCGGACAGGCGCGGGCACAAAGAGGCTGGGGTCCCGGGTGGGCTCTGTCCCCAGGAAGCCGGTGCGCAGCTCAGAGCCAGCGGGGGTCCGCACCATCCTCCTGGACACGCCCCCTGCAGAGCGAGGCCAGCCCCTGGCGTCTCTCTGCCCGGGGCTGGCAGGGCGGCTGGGAGGAGGCAGGCCCGGCCGGGTCCTCACCCGTGTGGGAGCCTGGGATGAACCAGAGGCAGCCGTTCTCCAGGGTCGCGTCCTCCAGCGCCAGCCACACGCCCAGCACCCGGCCCAGGGGCTCCGTGTACAGGAAGGAGGCGTCCTGGTGGGAGGAgactgggagggggggtggggaggggtggagcagCAGGAGCCCGgccccttcctctgcccccagACCCCAGATCAAGGTCCCCAGCATTGGCTGGACCCTgagactcccctcccccacccccccagtccccaccttcGTGGGCTCACGGCAGGAACCCCTGAGAGCTCATCTGAGATGCACCAGACCCCCCACCGATAGTAACAGTCATAATAACAATATAGAGTCTAAGGCCCGGAACCCTCCCAACTCAGGATCACAGGAATGAAGCCAGAAACCCCGGGGGAGGGGTCATGGGGGGCCAGAAGCCAGGACCTCATCACCCCACAGGAGTATCACCGATTGACAGCTCTGGACAGGTCTGGCCCAGGAACCTGCTTATCACCACCCATCTCAGGATCTCAGGAGCCCTTCTGCACACAGCCTCAGGCCCTCCTCCCGCGCCTCTCCCAGGACATCAACCACCCTCCTTTGGGTCCCCGCCAGCCTCACCTTCTCCTCCCACGCGAGGTTGCTGCAAGAGAAACGGAGTGTCCTTGAGGCCACTGGACAGCAGGGGGCGCCAGAGCCCCGTCTGTCTCATGGGTGCTCCTGCCTGGACAGGGGAGCTTAAGGCCCGAGATTCCAGTTCAGCACCCAGCCCGTCAGCACGACCAGGGTGCCAGAGGAGAGCCAATAGGGAGCTGCCAGTGCCAGGGGACATGCCCAGCAAGGCAGGCAGAAATGAGGGACAGGAGAGGCTACAGCCAGGCCCGTGGGTGAACCTACTGAATCCCGTGGTCAAAGGGACCAGAGACGGGTCCTTCCCAGGAGAGCTGGAAGGCTTCCTGAAGGAGGTGGCATGGACTTGGCCTTGAAACCCAGAGGCTGAGCATTTCAAGAGGTAACAAAGGGAGGCGAGGCCCTGGGAATCTCCTTCCCTCGTACcagcaaaagtgtgtgtgtgtgtgtgtgtgtgtgtgtgtgtatgagagtgtgtgtgtgtgtgtgtgtgtgtgccgctctggtccacacctggcagtgcttagggactgctCATAGGAcaatgtgatgctgaggattgagcctggacctcctgcatgcaaggcatgagctcagCCCATGGAGCGAGCTCTCTAACCCAAGCAAAATACAAACGGGAAGGccaccccagctctgtgcctggggttactcctggtggtgccagggatcgggcCCCGGGGAGGACCCTGCAAATGCAAGCTTACGCCTAGCCTGTTGAACTATTCCACAGGCCCTCAGCCTCACCAAATTTCAAGCtgtgaggccagagcgatagtacagcagggagggcgtttgccttgcatgcaggtgacctggcttccatccccggcatcccaccccatggccccctgagcacttccaggagtaattccggagtgcagagctgggagtaagtactgagcattgccgggtgtgggcccaaaacaaaaatgtcggggggggggcggggagggggggaggtgttGGATGGAGGAGTTTGTCTAAGCCCCATCAcagagggtaaactgaggctcaggagGGGCTCACCTTGAAGATGTACATGCTCTGCACGACCACTGGCCTCTGGAGGCCCAGGCTTCTGACCAGAGCCTGGAGGGGGCAAAGGGCTCTGGTCAGAAGGCTGAGGGTGGGCTCTGGCCACGCGCCGCAAGGTCAaggcgcccgggccccgcccagTCACAacggccccaggccccgcccacaactccccgcccaggccccgcccaatCACCCGCCCAATCACGCGCTGCCTccgccgaggccccgcccccatatcgaggccccgcccccgccccgtgctcACCTGCATCTTGGGCGAGTGCGTGACAGACTTGAAGACGGGGTCCCTGGCGTGCAGCGCTGCGGGACAGAGCggggctgcagggccaggcccctcccccacgcccccttttcccacccccgGGGTTCAGGCCACACCGGCCGGCCTCGGCTACTTGGTTATTTCATGTGCAGTGAACTTTCTGCCAGTCTGTAGCGGCGGACGGgcgccccgcccctgccttcGCCCCGCCCAGGCTCCGCCCACATTctcggcctcccccaccccacccccacccccgccccatccggAAACTCCAGCCCCGACTCCATGGGGCTGGTTGCTGACCCTCCGTTTGTCTcatgagcctcagtttccccttctgcaCCGCAGGGCTGGCCCTGTCTCCCAGGCTGCCAGAGGGCTCCGTGGCCTGCTGCCCACCAAGCCAGGCCAGGACCTGCCACCACACAGTCCCTCCCATCACAGGTTGCTTTTACTGCCGGGCTGCCAAAAACTAGGggttgaggggccggagtgatggtacagtgagcAAGGCACCCTGGATTCAGCCTCCAGCACCCCgtaaggtcacctgagcaccaccaggagtgagcactgagcccagagtagcccgtgagcacagctaggtgttgccctctccccccctcccgcgcagggaaaaaaaaaaagctgactgctgggggctgctcctgctctgcactcaggaactactcccg
The nucleotide sequence above comes from Sorex araneus isolate mSorAra2 chromosome 1, mSorAra2.pri, whole genome shotgun sequence. Encoded proteins:
- the PHYHD1 gene encoding phytanoyl-CoA dioxygenase domain-containing protein 1, which encodes MASLSPSQLQKFRDDGFLVLEGFLTAEECAALRERVRELVASMEVPPHCRTEFSTQQEEQLRAQGSTDYFLSSGDKVRFFFEKGVFDQKGNFLVPPEKSINKIGHALHARDPVFKSVTHSPKMQALVRSLGLQRPVVVQSMYIFKQPRVGGEVSSHQDASFLYTEPLGRVLGVWLALEDATLENGCLWFIPGSHTGGVSRRMVRTPAGSELRTGFLGTEPTRDPSLFVPAPVRRGALVLIHGEVVHKSEQNRSGRSRQAYTFHLMEAAGTVWSPDNWLQPTAELPFPPLYS